The proteins below are encoded in one region of Drosophila santomea strain STO CAGO 1482 chromosome 2R, Prin_Dsan_1.1, whole genome shotgun sequence:
- the LOC120445511 gene encoding bomanin-065 gives MKWVSLIFLFGLLAMAVASPLNPGNVIINGDCRHCNVHGG, from the exons ATGAAGTGGGTGTCCTTGATCTTTCTATTCGGTCTGCTCGCCATGGCAGTGG CTTCTCCGCTAAATCCGGGTAATGTCATTATCAATGGAGATTGCCGCCATTGTAATGTTCACGGCGGCTAA
- the LOC120445288 gene encoding bomanin-836 has translation MKPLQFAVTLMLLFCLLVAVNATPGKVYINGKCIDCNRPDNDEGIITPPDHNSAASMSYTLTSGAVLFGIIYNIFI, from the exons ATGAAACCCCTCCAATTCGCCGTAACTTTGATGCTGCTTTTCTGCCTTCTGGTAGCTGTAAATG CTACGCCGGGAAAGGTGTATATCAATGGAAAATGCATCGACTGTAATAGGCCCGATAATGATGAGGGAATTATAACTCCTCCAGATCATAACTCTGCGGCTTCCATGTCGTACACTTTGACATCTGGAGCGGTGCTCTTTggaattatatataatatattcatttaa
- the LOC120445289 gene encoding bomanin Short 3 has protein sequence MKFLSVAFVLGLLALANANPLTPGNVIINGDCRVCNVRA, from the exons atgAAATTCCTATCAGTTGCCTTTGTTCTGGGTCTGCTGGCCCTGGCCAATG CCAATCCCCTGACTCCTGGCAATGTCATCATCAACGGCGATTGCCGCGTCTGCAATGTGAGGGCCTAA
- the LOC120445472 gene encoding bomanin Short 2, with protein sequence MKFFSVVTVFVFGLLAVANAVPLSPDPGNVVINGDCKYCNVHGGK encoded by the exons ATGAAGTTCTTCTCCGTCGTCACCGTTTTCGTGTTCGGTCTGCTGGCTGTGGCCAACG CTGTTCCCCTGTCGCCCGATCCAGGAAATGTGGTGATCAACGGCGACTGCAAGTACTGCAATGTGCACGGTGGAAAGTAG
- the LOC120446660 gene encoding uncharacterized protein LOC120446660 has product MNSLTLLALLFLATLAFVHAGKVTINGKCVNCSHDQTTTTTTHKPTTGKGSRGRTTAKPSSKAPPSHSRPSWDDDDDDDLAGGWSLHQSSGGSQYIGRRSKRQSRGGQYIDLGGSGLGGGGGGGWPGSGITTIDARGYPGGTLVRNSDCVGCNIRG; this is encoded by the exons ATGAACAGCCTGACGTTATTGGCGCTATTGTTCTTGGCCACGTTGGCCTTTGTCCACG CTGGCAAGGTAACAATCAACGGCAAGTGCGTCAACTGCTCTCACGATCAAActactaccaccaccacccacaaacCCACAACTGGAAAAGGAAGTAGGGGTAGAACCACAGCCAAGCCCAGCTCCAAAGCACCTCCATCCCACAGTCGTCCATCATgggatgacgatgatgatgatgacctTGCCGGCGGCTGGTCACTGCATCAATCTTCTGGAGGAAGTCAGTACATTGGCAGGCGTTCCAAACGCCAGTCGCGCGGTGGTCAGTACATCGATTTGGGCGGATCTGGCTtaggcggaggaggaggaggaggctgGCCAGGATCTGGCATAACCACAATCGATGCCAGAGGCTATCCCGGCGGAACCCTGGTGCGCAACAGCGATTGCGTCGGTTGTAATATTCGTGGatga
- the LOC120445912 gene encoding bomanin Short 1-like gives MVGYISGRSTNRNHQFISIESRTNMKFFSVVTVFVLGLLTVGNAVPLSPDQTLIINGDCPRCTISNGK, from the exons ATGGTCGGCTATATAAGTGGCCGTTCCACTAACCGAAATCATCAGTTCATCTCAATCGAATCAAGAACAAATATGAAATTCTTCTCCGTCGTCACCGTCTTCGTACTCGGTCTTCTGACTGTGGGCAACG ctgTTCCACTGTCGCCCGATCAAACCCTGATCATCAACGGTGACTGCCCACGTTGCACCATCAGCAATGGCAAGTAG
- the LOC120445913 gene encoding bomanin Short 1-like: protein MRFFTVITIMLGVLSLSKAVPLSPDPGNVIINGDCVNCNVRGFAHQGSAGIASGIDGGYVRS, encoded by the exons atgAGATTTTTTACAGTCATCACCATTATGCTTGGTGTCCTGTCCTTATCCAAAG CTGTTCCGCTGTCACCCGATCCAGGAAATGTTATCATCAATGGCGATTGTGTAAACTGCAATGTTCGCGGGTTTGCGCACCAGGGTTCCGCCGGGATAGCCTCTGGCATCGATGGTGGTTATGTCAGATCCTGA
- the LOC120446572 gene encoding bomanin Short 2-like, producing MKFFSVVTVFVLGLLAVANAVPLSPDPGNVIINGDCKYCNVRGGR from the exons ATGAAATTCTTCTCCGTCGTCACCGTCTTCGTACTCGGTCTGCTGGCTGTGGCCAACG CTGTTCCACTGTCGCCCGATCCAGGAAACGTGATCATCAACGGCGACTGCAAGTACTGCAATGTGCGCGGTGGAAGGTAG
- the LOC120446567 gene encoding bomanin Bicipital 1, with amino-acid sequence MKCLIVFFAIVVVLASQATAGNVIIGGVCRDCSPPVADNLVVGGQTYRTGRPGQGTVYINSPGAYPGALGATFRRPAAGDGRGGGIQYPDGFSGRLPGGTYLHNKDCVGCSINVGGD; translated from the exons ATGAAGTGCCTGATTGTGTTCTTTGCAATTGTCGTTGTCCTGGCTTCCCAGGCCACAG CCGGAAATGTGATTATCGGCGGAGTATGCCGGGATTGCAGTCCGCCGGTGGCGGACAACTTGGTGGTCGGTGGCCAAACCTACAGGACGGGCAGGCCGGGCCAGGGAACAGTCTATATTAATTCCCCTGGCGCTTATCCAGGAGCTCTGGGCGCTACATTCCGGCGACCTGCAGCTGGCGACGGACGAGGCGGTGGCATCCAGTATCCGGATGGCTTTAGTGGTCGCCTGCCTGGTGGCACTTACCTTCACAATAAGGATTGCGTGGGCTGCAGCATCAACGTGGGCGGGGATTAA
- the LOC120446571 gene encoding bomanin Short 1-like: MKFFSVVTVFVLGLLAVANAVPLSPDPGNVIINGDCVHCNVRGGK, translated from the exons ATGAAATTCTTCTCCGTCGTCACCGTCTTCGTACTTGGTCTGCTGGCTGTTGCCAACG CTGTTCCGCTGTCACCCGATCCAGGAAATGTTATCATCAATGGCGATTGTGTACACTGCAATGTTCGCGGTGGCAAATAG
- the LOC120444879 gene encoding uncharacterized protein LOC120444879, with translation LILNYPPPTTGKGSRGRTTAKSSSKAPPSHSRPSWDHDDDDDLAGGWSLHQSSGGSQYIGRRSKRQSRGGQYIDLGGSGLGGGGGSGITTIDARGYPGGTLVRNSDCVGCNIRG, from the coding sequence ttaatattaaactacccaccacccacaactGGAAAAGGTAGCAGAGGTAGGACCACAGCCAAGTCCAGCTCCAAAGCACCTCCATCCCACAGTCGTCCATCATGGGatcacgatgatgatgatgacctTGCCGGCGGCTGGTCACTGCATCAATCTTCTGGAGGAAGTCAGTACATTGGCAGGCGTTCCAAACGCCAGTCGCGCGGTGGTCAGTACATCGATTTGGGCGGATCTGGCTtaggcggaggaggaggatctGGCATAACCACAATCGATGCCAGAGGCTATCCCGGCGGAACCCTGGTGCGCAACAGCGATTGCGTCGGTTGTAATATTCGTGGatga
- the LOC120446570 gene encoding bomanin Short 1-like, with the protein MKFFSVVTVFVLGLLTVGNAVPLSPDQTLIINGACEDCIISNGK; encoded by the exons ATGAAATTCTTCTCCGTCGTCACCGTCTTCGTACTCGGTCTTCTGACTGTGGGCAACG ctgTTCCACTGTCGCCCGATCAAACCCTGATCATCAACGGTGCCTGCGAAGATTGCATCATCAGCAATGGCAAGTAG
- the LOC120446569 gene encoding bomanin Short 1-like isoform X2 translates to MKFFSVVTVFVLGLLAVANAVPLSPDPGNVIINGDCVHCNVRGVI, encoded by the exons ATGAAATTCTTCTCCGTCGTCACTGTCTTCGTACTCGGTCTGCTGGCTGTGGCCAACG CTGTTCCGCTGTCACCCGATCCAGGAAATGTTATCATCAATGGCGATTGTGTACACTGCAATGTTCGCGGTGTCATATAG
- the LOC120446569 gene encoding bomanin Short 1-like isoform X1 — MKFFSVVTVFVLGLLAVANAVPLSPDLGNVIINGPCKSCIIDNGK; from the exons ATGAAATTCTTCTCCGTCGTCACTGTCTTCGTACTCGGTCTGCTGGCTGTGGCCAACG CTGTTCCACTTTCGCCCGATTTAGGAAACGTGATCATCAACGGCCCCTGCAAAAGTTGCATCATCGACAATGGCAAGTAG